The Thermogemmatispora onikobensis genome has a segment encoding these proteins:
- the gnd gene encoding phosphogluconate dehydrogenase (NAD(+)-dependent, decarboxylating): protein MELGLIGLGRMGANMALRLQRAGHRCIGYARHAETVEKRLKEGAISAGATSLSELVGQLKPPRTVWLMIPAASVDATLEQLIPLLSPDDVVVDGGNSFYQDDIRRAATLKEHGIHYLDVGTSGGVWGLERGYCLMIGGEAEIVQRLEPLFEALAPGLQAVSRTPGREQVGGTAEHGYLHCGPHGAGHFVKMIHNGIEYGIMAAYAEGFNILRHANIGKHPEEIDAETTPLRNPEYYQYDFNLADIAELWRRGSVIASWLLDLTAHALLQDPDLSQFAGRVSDSGEGRWTIKAAIDEAVPAGVLSTALYERFASRGEADFADKLLSAMRFEFGGHHEKQG from the coding sequence ATGGAACTTGGTCTTATCGGGCTTGGACGCATGGGAGCCAATATGGCGCTGCGGCTCCAACGGGCCGGCCACAGATGCATTGGCTATGCACGCCACGCCGAGACCGTGGAGAAACGCTTGAAAGAGGGGGCCATCTCTGCAGGAGCTACTTCCCTGTCCGAACTCGTTGGGCAGCTGAAGCCGCCCCGCACCGTTTGGCTGATGATTCCCGCCGCCTCGGTCGATGCCACTCTGGAGCAGCTCATTCCGCTGCTCTCCCCCGACGACGTCGTTGTCGATGGTGGCAACTCCTTCTATCAGGACGACATTCGCCGCGCCGCCACACTCAAAGAGCATGGCATCCACTACCTGGACGTCGGCACCAGCGGCGGCGTCTGGGGCCTTGAGCGCGGCTACTGCCTGATGATCGGCGGAGAGGCAGAAATCGTGCAGCGGCTCGAACCGCTCTTCGAAGCCCTCGCCCCCGGCCTCCAGGCCGTCTCACGTACTCCCGGACGCGAGCAGGTCGGCGGTACCGCCGAGCACGGCTATCTGCATTGCGGCCCACACGGCGCCGGCCACTTCGTCAAAATGATACACAACGGCATCGAGTACGGCATCATGGCCGCCTACGCCGAGGGCTTCAACATCTTGCGCCACGCCAACATCGGCAAGCATCCCGAAGAGATCGACGCCGAGACGACGCCGCTGCGCAACCCCGAGTACTATCAGTACGACTTCAACCTGGCCGACATCGCCGAACTCTGGCGCCGCGGCAGCGTCATCGCCTCCTGGCTGCTCGATCTGACCGCTCACGCCCTGCTCCAAGATCCCGATCTGAGCCAGTTTGCGGGGCGCGTCTCCGACTCCGGTGAAGGGCGCTGGACAATCAAAGCCGCTATTGACGAGGCCGTACCCGCCGGCGTGCTCAGCACCGCCCTCTACGAGCGCTTCGCTTCCCGCGGCGAGGCAGATTTTGCCGATAAGCTGCTCTCGGCTATGCGCTTCGAGTTCGGTGGTCACCATGAGAAGCAAGGCTAG
- a CDS encoding protein kinase domain-containing protein encodes MLCPRCHAQWDGERRACLRCGFVLPVASGDAVARPGDRERPHWSTGAGGRQPHLHVPRVTPVAGRHAGGQQPPVPPVLVSEAPRYQSPAEQLRQHRPWQTAGAGAGGRQEPTTLDDQRRTEEQVRERERRGVGRSSGAQPSTAAEGLRSLQAGELLQGGRYRLAERQGRHEWLAEAYETFWLAHDARRGGAPVRICEFVLPREDGRLRGALVRSAASSLHAAGRHTQIPTLLDVFSEAERDFFVFEHVEGESLLLRLRRRGRPLGEQEVVECCLQMVDVLEFLASQTPPIVHGLIRPDYIIAGRTRSHYVLTGFSVMLASGATQFVTGMARAQLSPYTAPELTHGVIDSRVDLYALLATAYHLATGCPPARSQGRIPPARQLNPALSPGFEAILAKGLYSGQGLRPDLSQRYQHPAQLRQALTERTTQREAPLQVVEPPAGLSQSVSVVSEPRPPATEPLPDASEDPLQGHPLLQSLAPPSDLSQHEESLLPAPEELPPLPDGNDYQRVLLWGITLFLSLVLTIALARGWF; translated from the coding sequence ATGCTGTGTCCACGTTGTCACGCTCAGTGGGATGGGGAGAGGCGAGCCTGTCTGCGCTGTGGCTTCGTGTTACCTGTGGCCAGCGGAGACGCGGTGGCTCGCCCGGGAGATCGGGAGCGGCCCCATTGGTCAACCGGCGCTGGTGGAAGGCAGCCGCACTTGCATGTTCCGCGGGTGACTCCTGTTGCCGGGCGGCATGCTGGTGGGCAACAGCCGCCCGTTCCACCGGTGCTGGTGAGCGAGGCGCCGCGTTACCAGTCGCCAGCGGAGCAGCTGCGTCAGCATCGGCCCTGGCAGACTGCTGGTGCTGGTGCTGGTGGGCGTCAGGAGCCGACGACTCTGGATGATCAACGCCGCACAGAGGAGCAGGTGCGCGAGCGGGAGCGCCGGGGAGTAGGGCGCTCTTCTGGGGCGCAGCCTTCGACTGCGGCTGAGGGGCTGCGGTCCCTGCAGGCGGGCGAGCTGCTCCAGGGGGGGCGCTATCGTCTGGCTGAGCGTCAGGGGCGTCATGAGTGGTTGGCGGAAGCTTACGAGACCTTCTGGCTGGCGCATGATGCTCGCCGTGGGGGGGCGCCAGTTCGCATTTGTGAGTTTGTGCTGCCGCGTGAAGATGGTCGCCTGCGGGGGGCGCTTGTTCGCTCTGCTGCTTCTTCCCTCCATGCGGCGGGACGTCACACGCAGATCCCTACCTTGCTCGATGTTTTTTCGGAGGCGGAGCGCGATTTCTTCGTCTTCGAGCATGTTGAGGGGGAGTCGTTGTTGCTCCGTTTGCGTCGGCGCGGGCGTCCTCTTGGTGAGCAGGAGGTGGTCGAGTGCTGTCTGCAAATGGTGGATGTCCTGGAGTTTCTGGCCAGTCAGACCCCTCCTATTGTTCACGGTTTGATCCGGCCAGACTATATTATTGCCGGTCGCACGCGCTCTCACTATGTGCTGACGGGCTTTTCGGTGATGCTGGCCTCGGGGGCAACGCAGTTTGTGACCGGTATGGCTCGCGCGCAGCTCTCGCCTTATACGGCCCCCGAGCTGACTCATGGGGTGATCGATAGCCGTGTTGATCTCTATGCTTTGTTGGCCACGGCCTACCATCTGGCGACCGGTTGTCCGCCGGCCAGAAGCCAGGGCCGTATCCCTCCGGCTCGTCAGTTGAATCCGGCGCTCAGTCCTGGTTTCGAGGCTATTTTAGCGAAGGGTCTCTATTCAGGACAGGGGCTACGGCCCGATCTCTCGCAGCGCTATCAGCATCCTGCCCAGTTGCGTCAGGCGCTCACCGAACGGACGACGCAGCGGGAGGCACCGCTCCAGGTTGTTGAGCCTCCTGCTGGACTTTCCCAATCTGTGTCTGTGGTCTCTGAGCCGCGTCCGCCTGCGACCGAGCCGCTGCCTGATGCGTCTGAGGACCCGCTGCAGGGTCATCCGCTCTTGCAATCGTTGGCTCCTCCCTCGGATCTTTCGCAGCACGAGGAGTCACTGCTGCCCGCTCCCGAAGAGCTGCCCCCCTTGCCAGATGGCAATGATTATCAGCGGGTGCTGCTGTGGGGGATCACGCTCTTTCTCTCGCTCGTCTTGACCATCGCTCTCGCGCGTGGCTGGTTCTGA
- a CDS encoding DUF6788 family protein, with protein sequence MNSKVTYYRQYSFCGKPQCKKCRAGRGHGPYWYAYRSEGGQTTRTYIGRTLPPEALTQIEQQEIVAGQPAQPSQRRLYLLGSLRLERSIEEQRTTRRGGRPTLQLAGRALLALLTASPERQLSRQQAMITLWPGLEPSEAIRRLERAVSNLRYWLTSASALASASILLQESEEALSLAGQQTLWIDADAFEELLNQASRCSDEPLRESLLDEALRLYKGDLLAGWTVPPYPAQLARRRETLRRSWRQALLTLVDLRLARDNLTGALPLLERLLAYNPSDDEALSLTMYCLAALRRRSEAIRLYQQFLSSHEGIPSEALQTLYQAICANHPLSRPRPAPAPQPSQPATSRESVSASSSPQIGRTHRSPLVGRDQELTRLRQLLITTEQLATTTLERLTPAASGTGSARNGATATLPLATQRQPQYAVLVAAPGLGKTRLAEELSREALQRQWTVIWSRVYEQESAIPYRLWIEPLRSITEQDFWFTQEIRQHPELYAPLGAILPELYEILPPPPPLPPEQEQQRLKEALQELLTRISKQVPLLLVLDDLHWADASSCELLGYLVRRLAGHPVLFIGTCRDSDLAANTVLQTLIAHLQREHGVITLDLPPLTDEQIAQIVSHMPPAALRFIQSHAAGNPFFAEELARSIEMQLLSPTESSFQASLQHLPETITAVLDMRLTRLSRHCRRLLSDASILGGSFEFEALCALEAADPQPFDEERVLDLLDEALQAGVLSETSSGSHISYHFWHPLLASHLYESMSGMKRVLLHRRAAETLRQLYSGHEEKGAAMITYHLVAGGGPPEQIIRYASLAAEAAYALSAYTEAARLYRIAVEHFPQISDPTTPTRSPQVLPYDRRAYLLGRLAECIRIQGHYAEACQLYQRAFDVAQEGRTYGPSDPPYQTQLEARLLTEIGRTWFYMSDFARAHDYCDRAATRLRAAGIEGGMAWATLRYLRGYIYNDEGRYAEARQEGQEALRLFEALYTHSFQTRAGGAPISTPANAEERLAHQETRPATPLISGDPIGLARTHRFLSTLEINTGRHEQALHHLQVALQLAEELGHKREIAHICCNIGHVLLYRANHAEALAYCRRSLELADEVGDLPLMAVVFSNLGILAERTGDLNDAERYLRQAIAQGEQGKDQVYLSYWNGYLAGVLQARGQLSEAGQALYQALTIGRTIKSSPCISSALVALARLRLGQARLLQASLSREITAETEQRAQGQQLQQRLLQRARAALRLASAQSGITADVEAQGKLTLAEVNLLLGEPGHAQSQAEAILEQARRTNMTIIQGEALALLGRISAQAGTRETHLQAEHHLEEALRIFQERGMRLHYARTLISYAQLLLQDSPRRQSEALNYQREATGILRECGAMLDLLQLQAAEPSS encoded by the coding sequence ATGAACAGTAAGGTCACCTACTATCGTCAGTACAGCTTTTGTGGCAAACCACAGTGTAAAAAATGTCGCGCAGGGCGCGGGCACGGACCTTACTGGTACGCTTATCGCAGCGAGGGCGGCCAGACCACACGCACCTATATTGGCCGCACCCTGCCACCAGAGGCGCTGACCCAGATCGAACAACAAGAGATCGTGGCCGGTCAGCCAGCGCAGCCCTCGCAGCGACGCCTCTACCTGCTTGGCAGCCTACGTCTGGAACGTTCCATCGAAGAACAGCGAACCACCCGACGTGGCGGACGCCCCACTCTCCAACTCGCCGGGCGCGCCCTCCTGGCTCTGCTGACCGCCAGTCCAGAGCGTCAGCTCTCGCGTCAGCAAGCCATGATCACCCTCTGGCCTGGCCTGGAGCCGTCCGAGGCCATCCGCCGCCTCGAACGCGCCGTCTCCAACCTGCGCTACTGGCTCACCAGTGCCAGCGCCTTAGCCTCAGCTTCCATACTGCTTCAAGAAAGCGAGGAGGCGCTCAGCCTTGCCGGCCAGCAAACCCTGTGGATCGACGCCGACGCCTTCGAAGAGCTGCTCAACCAGGCCTCGCGCTGCAGCGACGAGCCGCTCCGCGAGAGCCTGCTCGATGAGGCTCTGCGCCTCTACAAAGGGGACCTGCTCGCTGGCTGGACTGTCCCGCCTTATCCCGCCCAGCTCGCCAGAAGACGCGAAACCCTACGCAGGAGCTGGCGCCAGGCCCTGCTAACCCTGGTCGATCTACGCCTCGCCCGAGATAACCTCACTGGCGCATTGCCACTGCTCGAACGCCTCTTAGCCTACAACCCCAGCGATGACGAAGCTCTCTCCTTGACGATGTACTGCCTGGCAGCCCTACGTCGCCGCAGCGAGGCCATCCGCCTTTACCAGCAGTTCCTTTCTTCACATGAAGGGATCCCCTCAGAGGCGCTTCAGACCCTCTACCAGGCTATCTGCGCCAACCATCCTCTCTCTCGCCCCCGGCCTGCGCCCGCTCCTCAACCGAGCCAGCCAGCCACCTCCCGAGAGAGTGTCTCCGCCTCTTCTTCCCCTCAGATCGGGCGCACCCACCGCAGCCCTCTGGTCGGGCGTGATCAGGAGCTGACACGCTTACGGCAACTCCTCATCACCACTGAGCAGCTCGCTACAACTACCCTGGAGCGGCTGACTCCCGCAGCCAGCGGGACCGGCTCGGCCCGCAACGGGGCCACTGCCACCTTGCCCCTGGCAACCCAACGCCAACCTCAGTACGCCGTCCTGGTCGCAGCCCCCGGCCTTGGCAAAACTCGTCTGGCCGAAGAACTCAGCCGCGAGGCCCTGCAACGCCAGTGGACGGTCATCTGGAGCCGCGTCTACGAGCAAGAAAGCGCCATCCCGTACCGCCTCTGGATTGAACCACTGCGGAGCATTACCGAGCAAGACTTCTGGTTTACCCAGGAGATTCGACAACATCCCGAACTTTATGCCCCCCTCGGGGCTATCCTGCCCGAACTCTACGAGATCCTGCCACCCCCACCACCACTACCCCCAGAGCAGGAACAGCAGCGCCTCAAAGAGGCTTTGCAAGAACTGCTGACGCGCATCAGCAAACAGGTTCCCCTCCTGCTCGTGCTGGACGACCTGCACTGGGCCGACGCCAGCAGCTGTGAGCTACTCGGCTACCTGGTGCGCCGTCTCGCCGGCCACCCGGTGCTCTTCATCGGCACCTGCCGCGACAGCGATCTGGCCGCCAATACCGTCCTCCAGACGCTCATCGCCCACCTGCAGCGCGAACACGGCGTCATCACCCTGGACTTGCCGCCGCTCACCGATGAACAGATTGCCCAGATCGTCAGCCATATGCCCCCGGCAGCCCTGCGCTTCATCCAGTCGCACGCCGCTGGCAATCCCTTCTTTGCTGAGGAACTGGCCCGCAGCATTGAAATGCAACTGCTTTCCCCTACCGAGAGCAGCTTTCAGGCAAGCCTGCAGCACCTGCCCGAGACCATCACCGCCGTGCTCGATATGCGCCTCACCCGGCTCAGTCGCCACTGCCGCCGCCTGCTCAGCGACGCCTCCATTCTCGGCGGCTCCTTCGAGTTCGAGGCCCTCTGCGCCCTGGAAGCCGCCGATCCCCAGCCTTTCGACGAGGAGCGCGTCCTCGATCTGTTAGACGAGGCCCTGCAGGCCGGCGTCCTGAGCGAGACCAGCAGCGGCAGCCATATCAGCTACCACTTCTGGCATCCTTTACTGGCGAGCCACCTCTACGAGAGCATGTCTGGAATGAAGCGCGTCCTGCTGCATCGGCGCGCCGCCGAAACCCTGCGCCAGCTCTATAGTGGCCACGAAGAGAAGGGCGCCGCCATGATCACCTACCACCTGGTCGCCGGCGGCGGCCCACCCGAGCAGATTATCCGCTACGCCTCGCTGGCAGCAGAGGCCGCCTACGCCCTTTCGGCTTATACCGAGGCGGCCCGCCTCTATCGGATCGCCGTCGAACATTTCCCACAGATCAGCGACCCCACTACGCCCACCAGGAGCCCCCAGGTTCTCCCTTATGACCGCCGCGCCTATCTCCTGGGGAGACTGGCCGAGTGCATCCGCATCCAGGGACATTACGCCGAGGCTTGCCAGCTCTATCAGCGTGCCTTTGATGTTGCACAGGAAGGCCGGACATACGGCCCGAGCGATCCGCCCTATCAAACGCAACTTGAAGCGCGCCTGCTCACCGAGATTGGCCGCACCTGGTTCTATATGAGCGACTTCGCCCGCGCCCACGACTACTGCGACCGGGCCGCCACCAGATTGCGCGCAGCAGGCATCGAAGGAGGGATGGCCTGGGCCACCCTGCGCTACCTGCGAGGCTACATCTACAATGACGAAGGCCGCTACGCCGAAGCGCGCCAGGAGGGGCAGGAGGCTCTGCGCCTCTTTGAAGCCCTCTACACGCACAGCTTCCAGACACGCGCCGGCGGCGCCCCCATCTCAACCCCAGCCAACGCCGAGGAGAGGCTGGCTCACCAAGAAACACGGCCCGCTACCCCCCTGATCAGCGGCGACCCCATCGGTCTCGCCCGCACCCACCGCTTTTTAAGTACCCTGGAGATCAACACCGGTCGCCACGAGCAGGCCCTGCATCACCTGCAAGTCGCCCTCCAGCTTGCCGAAGAACTCGGCCATAAGCGAGAAATTGCCCACATTTGTTGTAATATTGGACATGTCCTTCTTTACCGCGCGAACCATGCCGAAGCCCTGGCCTACTGTCGTCGCTCGCTAGAGCTGGCGGACGAGGTAGGCGATCTGCCATTGATGGCCGTCGTCTTCAGCAACCTGGGCATCCTCGCCGAACGCACAGGTGACCTTAACGATGCCGAGCGCTATCTCAGGCAAGCTATCGCCCAGGGCGAGCAAGGGAAAGACCAGGTCTACCTCAGCTACTGGAACGGCTATCTGGCTGGTGTCCTGCAAGCCCGCGGTCAGCTGAGCGAGGCCGGCCAGGCCCTCTATCAAGCGCTGACCATCGGACGCACCATTAAAAGCAGCCCCTGCATCAGCTCGGCCCTGGTCGCCCTGGCCCGTCTACGCCTTGGCCAGGCGCGCCTGCTACAGGCCAGCCTCTCCCGAGAAATCACCGCCGAGACCGAGCAACGCGCGCAGGGCCAGCAACTTCAACAGCGACTGCTCCAACGAGCCCGGGCCGCGCTGCGGCTGGCCTCAGCCCAATCAGGGATCACCGCAGACGTCGAAGCCCAGGGAAAACTGACCCTGGCCGAGGTCAACCTCCTACTTGGAGAACCAGGCCACGCGCAGTCCCAGGCCGAGGCCATTCTCGAACAGGCGCGCCGCACCAACATGACGATCATCCAGGGGGAGGCCCTGGCGTTGCTAGGCCGTATCTCTGCCCAGGCAGGAACCCGTGAGACCCATCTCCAGGCAGAGCACCACCTTGAGGAGGCCCTGCGCATCTTCCAGGAACGCGGCATGCGACTGCACTACGCCCGCACCCTGATCAGCTATGCCCAGCTGCTCTTACAAGACAGCCCCAGACGCCAGAGCGAGGCCCTCAACTATCAACGCGAGGCCACGGGCATCCTCCGCGAGTGTGGGGCCATGCTCGACCTGCTGCAACTTCAAGCAGCAGAACCCTCCTCCTGA
- a CDS encoding NAD(P)/FAD-dependent oxidoreductase yields MQKTALPAWFGDSRIEASADVVIVGNGIAGLTAAIEARRFAPDATILILTEQCYPTIHTPALRQVLSGKVSRSQLLAYPEGTEQARGIKVGVARVEMIDAVERRLLVAGGGVVHYGVLLLATGSVARGLPKDLPGTALDGVLTLHRLPDYLDVRRRLREVREVAVIGGGVHGAETVMSLLHVGKRVHWFIRGSYCLPRLLNRVAAELVLRHVEQAGALVHLESEVIGFVGRVGELAGVATADGRLVPAQLALICTGTRPALDLATRSTLPLVYEEQQGILVDERLCTSVPGILAAGDVAAWRHPLSASYRSRPSWHAAVLQGRVAAATMMGRVVTQVSEVIGASWQATRLGSLSILAVGDPLAEAAEVKVLTRHGKQSYHRLALVDDRLVGYLALGRAQPDALAIKRLIDEALPVAAIQDALLRGDFDARAYFARLRSSKLYTLTAPGRLAERTLATSRCAPPLSPPLGTTAAVAGWQAPPQGGEPFLQGSVSRRRPQTEPLRRLIPAQHGADVANAAGSGALADPDSWTGGLEPEPLPRRLSLPASLSQSNPRPLRYCR; encoded by the coding sequence ATGCAGAAGACCGCCCTGCCGGCCTGGTTCGGCGATTCGCGAATAGAGGCCAGCGCGGATGTCGTGATTGTGGGGAATGGGATCGCCGGCCTGACTGCTGCGATCGAGGCTCGCCGTTTTGCGCCTGATGCCACGATTCTAATCCTGACGGAGCAGTGCTATCCGACGATTCACACGCCGGCGCTGCGTCAAGTCCTCTCTGGTAAGGTGAGCCGGAGCCAATTGCTGGCCTATCCCGAGGGGACGGAGCAGGCGCGTGGGATCAAGGTGGGGGTAGCGCGGGTTGAGATGATCGATGCGGTCGAGCGGAGGCTGCTGGTAGCGGGTGGGGGGGTAGTCCACTATGGAGTACTCCTCTTGGCGACAGGTAGTGTTGCCCGTGGGTTGCCGAAGGATCTGCCTGGTACTGCGCTGGATGGCGTTCTGACGTTGCATCGTCTGCCTGACTATCTTGATGTCAGGCGCCGGCTGCGGGAGGTGCGAGAGGTGGCGGTGATTGGTGGTGGGGTGCATGGAGCTGAGACCGTCATGAGCCTTTTGCACGTAGGTAAGCGTGTTCACTGGTTCATTCGCGGTTCCTACTGCCTGCCGCGCTTGCTCAATCGAGTGGCGGCTGAGCTTGTTTTGCGACACGTGGAGCAGGCGGGGGCGCTGGTTCATCTGGAAAGCGAGGTGATAGGCTTTGTGGGCAGGGTAGGGGAGTTAGCGGGTGTTGCCACGGCTGACGGGCGTCTTGTTCCTGCGCAGCTGGCGCTGATTTGCACAGGGACCCGTCCCGCGCTCGACCTGGCGACTCGTTCCACCCTGCCTCTTGTCTACGAGGAGCAGCAGGGCATTCTTGTCGATGAGCGGCTCTGCACCAGTGTCCCGGGAATTCTGGCCGCGGGCGATGTGGCGGCCTGGCGGCATCCTCTGAGCGCATCCTATCGCTCGCGGCCATCCTGGCATGCTGCTGTCCTTCAGGGACGAGTGGCTGCAGCGACCATGATGGGGCGGGTGGTGACCCAGGTCAGCGAGGTGATTGGTGCTTCCTGGCAGGCCACACGGCTGGGTTCGCTCTCCATCCTGGCGGTCGGCGATCCCTTGGCGGAAGCAGCGGAGGTGAAGGTCCTGACGCGGCATGGGAAGCAGAGCTACCATCGCCTGGCGCTGGTGGATGATCGTCTGGTTGGCTATCTCGCTCTGGGAAGGGCGCAGCCTGATGCCCTGGCGATCAAGCGCCTCATCGATGAGGCGTTGCCTGTGGCGGCCATTCAGGATGCTCTGCTCCGAGGCGATTTTGATGCACGTGCCTACTTTGCGCGGCTTCGCTCGTCTAAGCTCTATACCTTAACGGCGCCCGGGCGGCTGGCGGAGCGTACATTGGCGACCTCCCGGTGTGCGCCTCCTCTGTCTCCTCCGCTGGGCACGACGGCTGCAGTGGCGGGATGGCAGGCGCCGCCCCAGGGCGGTGAACCCTTCCTGCAGGGAAGCGTGTCAAGAAGGAGGCCCCAAACTGAGCCACTACGGAGATTGATCCCTGCGCAGCATGGTGCCGATGTAGCCAATGCCGCGGGTTCTGGAGCACTTGCTGATCCCGATTCTTGGACTGGGGGGCTGGAGCCTGAGCCGCTGCCGCGACGGCTCTCGCTACCGGCCTCTCTCTCCCAGTCGAACCCGCGTCCGCTGCGGTATTGTCGCTAG
- a CDS encoding polysaccharide deacetylase family protein: protein MRYTTNHEPHGSVSQSEPGSARSGGAARRPASLFSPSRNRYRSTPSRTIQLLLTGLLSLLLIATAVLAWGLYALLSGSSTGGNQAQRHSSATFIAEHPQEPANEQQVLVLAQRYLTALLHHDYSTMWSLLAPARRALWPDEQAFAHFWQARFAHYTLQGFSLGLPSRLSRWVDPETMTSYSDTLTVPASLQLAPDAILSKEANLPPEDRHPASVYHNLPFIVQGSPGQGDEQPHWYVLSGGPADSEAPILPPPQPAARSVSVPILMYHHVSPAPTHNLLDFSLTVTPRNLAAQLDYLKSHGYHTITFNQLFNALYFDAPLPPHPIILTFDDGYEDVYHYAVPLLQAHGFSGMFYIITGAVGAAGYMSWNEIRSLLAQGMQVGSHTVHHTSLGWIIIGDPQLTQQELQASQAALQQHLGIPIQQFCYPSGEPFRHGTPLEQTRISTMLAADGYVGATTDPGPTGWLQQSTQPFALLRIRVDGRENLAEFIASLPPSP from the coding sequence ATGAGATACACCACCAATCACGAGCCGCACGGGTCGGTCTCCCAGAGCGAGCCAGGATCAGCCCGCTCAGGGGGAGCAGCGAGACGACCGGCAAGCCTGTTCTCTCCCAGCAGGAACCGCTATCGCTCGACCCCATCCCGGACCATCCAACTGCTGCTGACTGGCCTCCTCAGCCTGCTTCTGATCGCCACCGCCGTTCTCGCCTGGGGCCTCTATGCGCTTCTGAGCGGCAGTAGCACGGGCGGCAACCAGGCCCAGCGTCACTCTTCTGCTACCTTCATCGCCGAGCACCCGCAGGAGCCGGCCAACGAGCAGCAAGTGCTTGTTCTCGCTCAGCGCTATCTGACAGCTTTGCTGCACCATGACTACAGCACCATGTGGTCGCTCCTGGCACCTGCCCGGCGCGCCCTCTGGCCCGACGAGCAAGCCTTCGCGCATTTCTGGCAGGCACGCTTTGCCCATTACACCCTCCAGGGCTTCAGCCTGGGACTGCCCAGCCGGCTCAGCCGCTGGGTCGACCCCGAGACCATGACGAGCTACAGCGATACCCTGACCGTCCCGGCCTCGCTGCAACTGGCCCCCGACGCCATCTTGAGCAAGGAAGCTAATTTACCGCCCGAGGACCGGCACCCGGCGAGCGTCTACCACAACCTGCCCTTCATCGTCCAGGGCAGCCCCGGTCAGGGCGATGAACAGCCACACTGGTATGTGCTTTCTGGCGGACCGGCAGACTCCGAAGCCCCCATCCTGCCCCCACCGCAGCCAGCCGCCCGCAGCGTCTCCGTCCCCATCCTGATGTACCATCATGTCTCACCAGCCCCCACCCACAACCTGCTCGATTTCAGCCTGACGGTCACGCCGCGCAACCTTGCCGCCCAGCTCGACTATCTCAAAAGCCACGGCTACCACACCATCACCTTCAACCAGCTCTTCAACGCTCTCTATTTCGACGCACCGCTGCCCCCGCATCCCATCATCCTTACCTTTGACGATGGGTACGAGGACGTCTATCACTACGCTGTGCCCCTCCTACAGGCCCACGGCTTCAGCGGCATGTTCTATATCATCACCGGGGCCGTGGGCGCCGCGGGCTATATGAGCTGGAACGAGATCCGTAGTCTGCTCGCCCAGGGCATGCAGGTCGGCTCACATACCGTGCACCATACAAGCCTGGGCTGGATCATCATCGGCGACCCCCAGCTCACTCAGCAGGAGCTGCAGGCCTCACAGGCTGCCCTGCAGCAGCACCTCGGCATCCCTATCCAACAGTTCTGCTACCCCAGCGGCGAGCCATTCCGCCACGGTACCCCCCTCGAACAGACACGCATCTCCACCATGCTGGCCGCCGACGGCTATGTCGGCGCTACAACCGACCCCGGCCCCACCGGCTGGCTCCAGCAAAGCACCCAGCCTTTCGCTCTCTTGCGCATCCGCGTCGACGGACGTGAAAACCTGGCGGAATTTATCGCCAGCCTGCCGCCATCTCCATAA